The Amaranthus tricolor cultivar Red isolate AtriRed21 chromosome 2, ASM2621246v1, whole genome shotgun sequence genome contains the following window.
tttagaatttaatatggtgatttatatattttccaCTCAATAGGTTAAAGCCAAGAAGCCATCTTGGAAAATTGGATCTTCTTTTTCTCTCAAAGCGTCAAAACGTTTACCAAAGGTTCAAATTGATGATGATGTGGATCTTATTGATGAGGATTCTCTGTTAACCGAGGAAGACTTAAAGAAACCACAAGTGCCTATTGGTAAGAGTCTGGAATACTATAATGTTCCTTTCATTTTATTCCCTTCTAATATTTCTGGATCTTGATTCAAATTCTTGGCAGTTGGGGATTGTGAAGTCGGAAGCACAAGGAAAGCCTGCAAGAATTGTACGTGTGGAAGGGCTGAAGAAGAGCAGAAAGTTGAAAAACTTGGATTAACGATGGAACAGCTGGATAATCCTCAGTCTGCATGTGGCAGTGTATGTGTAAAAAACTGTTTTATTTACTTTGTTTTATTATGGCGGAAACAATGGAAGGCTGTACTCAGGGTTTAGGTTTTCTAGATGTTAATTGCCCGTATTTTCTGTTTTGCATGTTATTTGTTGTCTATGTTTGAAAGTCACTCTTAACGAGTTCCTTATATGATTGCAGTGTGGACTGGGGGATGCGTTTAGGTGCAGTACATGCCCATACAAAGGTCTTCCTCCATTTAAACTAGGAGAAAAGGTGCACCTCTATCTTCCTGTTGTTAGTGCTTTACTAAGCTAGATTTTGTTATTCACTGCTTTATTGTCATTGTAATTTTAGCATTCTGCATAAGCATTACTCTATATACATGAGCACTTGGATTTGCTAAGGCAGAGAGTACAAAAGATTGAATTCCTGTTATTTAGGGCGTTTTGCACACTATTATGATCAACTATTTTTGTATAAAATGCATAGACCTGTGATGTAACACAGTTGTACTGGATATGTTGATGTTGCAGGTTTTGTTGTCGGATAATTTTCTTGCAGCAGATATATAGACCGGAGCAACATAG
Protein-coding sequences here:
- the LOC130806647 gene encoding anamorsin homolog, with the protein product MVVLALTDEVILPLSILLSSKNVLKFAGDELDNALIMTLASNSSTLPLDPSSLDIVIGVSKARDFPSAPLLAEMFRIMKPDGKILIHLTELGADLPSDQIISSLERKILVAGFLEPEVIPQQLDALSGVQSIQVKAKKPSWKIGSSFSLKASKRLPKVQIDDDVDLIDEDSLLTEEDLKKPQVPIVGDCEVGSTRKACKNCTCGRAEEEQKVEKLGLTMEQLDNPQSACGSCGLGDAFRCSTCPYKGLPPFKLGEKVLLSDNFLAADI